GTCTTCATGAAGGAACTTACTTTGCGCATCTCCTTGAACACGTAGCTCTCGAGCTCAGTCAGCTTGCCGGAGTCGAAGTCAATTACGGCAAAGCTCGTTTTGCTGGAATTCCTGGTCAATACGATATTATCACGCGCTTTAAAAACGCGCCGACAATGCAGGCCTGTTGCGAACAAAGTCTCGAAATCGTCAACAACCTTTTGAGTGACAAAGAAGTCGATCTCCCAGCCATCATAGAAAAAATAAAAAAGGTAGAAAATGAAGCTCTCGGCCCTAGCGGACAGTGTATTTATGATGCAGCAAAAAGAAGAGACATTCCCGTAAAGAGAATAGGTGACGGAAGTCTTTTGCAATTGGGTTGGGGAAAGAAAATCCGCCGCGTTCAAGCCGCAGTCACGGACAAAACTAATCTAATCGCCTCCGATCTCGTTCAAGACAAAGAAGTGACAAAAAAATTTCTAAGCCAGTCTTTGATTCCCGTGCCTGACGGAGTTCTTATTCACTCCGAGGAGGAAATCGAATTCGCCACAACTCAAATTCATCCACCATACGTTTTAAAACCTGTGGACGGCCATCATGGAGAAGGAGTCGTTCTTAATTTACAAAGTCTTGATGAAATTAAAGAGGCTTTCAAGAATATCCGCCATTTATCGAATGCTTTTCTACTTGAAGAAATGTGCTCAGGTAATGACTACCGTACTCTTGTCATTGGCGGAAAATTCATCGCCGCGGCCGAAAGACGAGCACCTGAGGTGAAAGGCGACGGCGTCTCAACAATCACACAGCTTATTGCAGAGCTAAATAAGGATCCTTTAAGAAAACCGGGTCATGCCGGATTTCTTACGACCATTGTGATCGATGAAATCATGATTCAGCATTTAAACAAAAATTCTCTTCGCCTCGAAACCGTTTTGGAAAAAGACCGGGTCGTGACTTTGCGTGGAAATGCCAATCTTTCTTCTGGAGGAACGGCGACGGATGTCACCAAGCAGGTCCCTGACGAAACCAAAGCTCTTTGCGAAAGAATTGCGCGTTTAGTGGGGCTTGATATTTGTGGCATCGATATCATTTCCGCAGATCTTACAAAACCTTTAGACGAATCGTTCAAGGTGATCGAGGTTAATGCCGGTCCGGGGCTTCGTATGCATTTGGGCCATGTGGAAAAAGGCGAGCGCACGGTTGGCGATGAGATCGTTGAAATGCTAATGCCTAAAGGTGAACATGGACGTATTCCTGTCATCGGTGTCACCGGAACTAACGGAAAAACCACGGTGGTTCGTCTTTTAAATAAGATCATGTCCCGAGATAGTGAGATCACTGTCGGAATGACAAGCACGGACGGTATTTTTATTGGCAATAAGCAAATTGCCGATGGCGACTCTTCCGGACCCCAGTCTGCAGAAATGATTTTAATGGACCCGGCCGTAGAGTGCGCCGTTTTGGAGATTGCACGCGGCGGTTTATTGCGCGGGGGACTCCCTTATGATTGGTCTGATGCGGCCGTCATCACAAACATTCGCGCAGACCATTTAGGTCAAGATGGCATCCGTACCATTGATGATCTTATCTGGATTAA
This region of Bdellovibrio sp. BCCA genomic DNA includes:
- the cphA gene encoding cyanophycin synthetase, with the translated sequence MKIISFRKVLGPNVYHYKPVFIMRVDLEDLVDIETKSIVGFNEKILSLLPNLHEHTCSAEKRGGFVERLHEGTYFAHLLEHVALELSQLAGVEVNYGKARFAGIPGQYDIITRFKNAPTMQACCEQSLEIVNNLLSDKEVDLPAIIEKIKKVENEALGPSGQCIYDAAKRRDIPVKRIGDGSLLQLGWGKKIRRVQAAVTDKTNLIASDLVQDKEVTKKFLSQSLIPVPDGVLIHSEEEIEFATTQIHPPYVLKPVDGHHGEGVVLNLQSLDEIKEAFKNIRHLSNAFLLEEMCSGNDYRTLVIGGKFIAAAERRAPEVKGDGVSTITQLIAELNKDPLRKPGHAGFLTTIVIDEIMIQHLNKNSLRLETVLEKDRVVTLRGNANLSSGGTATDVTKQVPDETKALCERIARLVGLDICGIDIISADLTKPLDESFKVIEVNAGPGLRMHLGHVEKGERTVGDEIVEMLMPKGEHGRIPVIGVTGTNGKTTVVRLLNKIMSRDSEITVGMTSTDGIFIGNKQIADGDSSGPQSAEMILMDPAVECAVLEIARGGLLRGGLPYDWSDAAVITNIRADHLGQDGIRTIDDLIWIKSLVAERVKEGGVLVLNADDMNSVSLINNERVQKVDRKIVLYSTREYNSILSAHLSMGHDAFWCENEEFLGVVNGHRISLGHCVDYPLTCVSGASFQVSNILAAMATAVSLGESPVHVMEALRNFNPTAENQGRFNIYRIHDAHIIIDYGHNADAISNIGEILYKHPEAHKIAMFGLPGDRSDDLLSLTAHQMGKVFDEVYVRDDEDLRGRQPLEVPHYLQNIFNVSFPNLKHHVVQDYKTELHNILSNLKKGDIFVIFFENLKPLLQILREFDPKPVDKIEGQTIRYKPQASDELSLR